The Xenopus tropicalis strain Nigerian chromosome 1, UCB_Xtro_10.0, whole genome shotgun sequence DNA segment aattgatgaaaagacgagaagaaaactggtcagggaggctaccaagaggcctacagcaacattaaaggagctgcaagAATAtttggcaagtactggctgtgtggtacatgtgacaacaatctcccgtatttcttttcttacgaagaaaaacatccaagtcaggctacattttgcaaaaacacatctgaagtctcccaaaagcatgtgggaaaaggtgttatggtctgatgaaaccaaggttgaactttttggccataattccaaaaaatatgtttgggacaaaaacaatactgcacatcaccaaaagaacaccatacccacagtgaagcatggtggtggcagcatcatggggctgtttttcttcagctggaactggggccttagttaagatagagggaattatgaacagttccaaataccagtcaatattggcacaaaaccctcaggcttctgctagaaagctgaacatgaggaggaacttcatctttcagcatgacaacgacccaaagcatacatccaaatcaacaaaggaatggcttcaccggaagattaaagttttggaatggcccagccagagcccagacctgaatccgattgaaaatctgtgggttgatctgaagagggctgtgcacaggagatgcccttgcaatctgacagatttggagtgtttctgcaaagaagagtgggcaaatcttgcaagtCAAAacgtgccatgctgatagactcatacccaaaaagactgagtgctgcaataaaatcaaaaggtgctttaacaaagtattagtttatgggtgtgcacacttatgcaaccacattattttagtttttttggttttcttccctccccctaaaagatttgtttgtttttcaattgagtggtacagtttatagggcacattaaaggtggaaaaatttctaaaatgatttatctttgtctcattgttgtacagcacaggaacctgacattttaccaggggtgtgtagactttttatatccactgtatatacacattatacattGTGCTGGAACTTGAAGCACAAATATTCGTGTGGTAGCAGTGAAGGGAGGAAGGGTAAACGTCAGTGAACAATAAGTTTCAgttatacacatatttattatgATGATGGGGCAAAGACGGAATTAGAGGCAACGTTGACCTCGGAATATTCACTTCCTTATATTTTCCAATGGAGGGGGAAACGATTCCCTATATAAGCCCTGGGAAGGGGCACAGGATCAGAATGCTTCAGAAGTGACTGCAGCACCGCACCGACTGCATCACTCCAACACTTTTTGATGTTTCCCAAAGGCCTCACAAATCACCCGTTTACCTTTCGGATGTAGCTGCCTACGTTGGATGCATAAACAAAGGAATAGGAACTAAAAGGACACGTCCTGACCTACGAAGTTGTCTCTTGAATAAGAGAACCCTATATTAGAGGGCTAGcggagagtgagtgagtgagggaagaGTGGCAGAggggcgcgcatgcgcagagaGCTTGTTTTTCCCAAAGCCGCACATAAGTGAGCCGGCACACTGCAGACAGGCGTCTTTGTAAAGAGACCATAGAAGAGAGCACTGTGACAGCAGCTGCTGCTGTTACTTCTCCTACCTGTTCTTCCCGATGAGCTGGCCGCTGGGCGAGCACTGAGCCTGCCTGCAGTCTCTGCACGGCAAATGCATACTCCAGTGCTCTGGCAACATCGCCATTGATGTGAAATCGGAAACTTTTGTCTCCCCCCCAGAATATTTTTATAGCCCCCTTTTACAATCATGGTGCTGGGGAAGGTGAAGAGTTTGACCATAAGCTTTGACTGCCTCAATGGCAGCCACGTCCCCGTCTATTCCAGCGGGGATGCAGTCTCAGGAAGGGTCAATCTGGAAGTGACGGGGGAAATTCGGGTGAAATCCCTGAGGATCCATGCCAGGGGGCATGCAAAAGTCAGATGGACGGAATCAAGGAACGCTGGCTCCAACACTGCCTATACCCAGAATTATACTGAAGAAGTGGAGTATTTCAGTCATAAAGACATCCTGATTGGGCATGAGAGAGGTAAGGATGCTGGGGCTTTTATGGGGTGCTGGGGGTACCTGATATTGGGGTGTATTGGTTATCAGTCAGGCAGCCATTTATTTGTGTGAAGTTGTAGCCTTTATATTTAGCTGAGGggcttgggagttgtagttctacagcaTCAGCATAGTGCTTTGTTATTGAACTTATGGAACGGTCATTGCCCATTTGTTTGCATTGTGTGGCTGTATATACAGCTGCTGTGGGCTCCCATGGCTGTGCCCAGCTCGCCAGCCTAACTGGAAGGTGTGTGCCGCAGAGCCCGGGCAGCCTGTTGGGGAGCCCAGTGAATATGGGGGTgattgggcatgggggggggggcatggggagAGTTGAAGAGTCATTGCGAGCAGGGTGGGGGAAGTGAAGGAATCATCTTGTTTTTCTGAAGTTTACACCACCCTTTGTTAGAAGCGGTTCAATCCTGTTTTCGGCTAGTGGTGTCAGTGGAGAGAGAagtgagtgggaggggggagctgcgCTGCTTGCACGGGATTGGCTGATGGGGAGTCAGGTGGTGAGCAGGCTGAATCGCTTCCAAAGGAAAGAAGCACTGAATAACAGCAGTGTACCCCTCAATCCCTGCTGGGCGATATGTGGGtacccaccccactcatgcatGGCGCATCCTTTGCACCTTCATTCAGTACAAATGTCTATATTTTCCATCGTTATTGCACCTCATAACGTTAGTATCACGCTAAGGAGCTGGCATTGCTGTTCCATGAATGGCTTGCAACTCTATATGGCTGCCCGGTGATACCATTCCAAGGCAGCGTTACTTGCCAGTGCTGCATTGCAATGAGTAGTGCTAGAGTAGTGCTGAGGGCAGTGTTTGGGCAAGAAGTGAGCGGCTCTCTGTACAATATGTGGTGCTAGCCTCCATGACTTAGTGGTATAGAGGTGCTGTCACTGAGCAAGTGAACGTTGCCGGACTCCATGCAATACACAGGGTTGGGCTCTCAATTCCAGGTCAGTAAGGGCTCGTAGGAAAATAAAGTATGTGCTGTGTATTAGTGGAACAGTGTAAGGAGCCAGAGTACTGGCAGGCTCTACTGCACAATGCTACTAGGCGCTAAGTAAGCCGGTCTCAGAGCTCAGTAATGCACCAACAGGTGTCCAGCCTCACACAGTGACTAGCAAAGCGCCCAAGGCATTGTTTCATTGTAGTGTGCTGCGAGCTGTGCCATTCTACCTCAGCAACTTACAGGTTAACAGTTACAGTTAGGTGCAGCGCCACACTAGCTTGCTTGGTGAGGGAGGAGGAAGGAAATCAGTGCCGCGCCCAACTCGCATTCGATTGGCCCAGAGCAGTTTGTTAGGCTGTTGTCAAGACAACGGCCGCTGAATGCGATTGGCTGGCCTTGTTGCTTAGGGCGCCAGGGAACAGGTGGAGTGAGATGGGCGTGCCCGTGACGTTTTAGCCTTCCCTGACGCTGCTAGTCCGCTGGCGCTAGAGCAGGGGGCGGTGATAGAGTATCAAGCTCATGGCTTTATTAGCGCAGCTGCCTTTATTGTGTTGCAGGGACTGTGTGTGGAATAGGCGTGCGTGTGATTGAGCCTTATCCTTATGCTCTATACTTACAGGGTGACTTATAGTTCATTAGCAGCCCACTGGTCTCCAGAGAGATACTTTCATCACATAATGCTTTATACTATGCTAGGGAGCAGTGCTTACAGCTGTGTAAGCCATTTATTATACCGGTCCTAAGCATTGCTAGTGCTGGCTACACACGTAGTATCGCTCTGGGCATTGCTAGTGCTGGCTACACACGTAGTACCGCTCTGGGCATTGGTAGTGCTGGCTACACACGTAGTACCGCTCTGGGCATTGCTAGTGCTGGCTACACACGTAGTACCGCTCTGGGCATTGGTAGTGCTGGCTACACACGTAGTACCGCTCTGGGCATTGCTAGTGCTGGCTACACACGTAGTACCGCTCTGGGCATTGCTAGTGCTGGCTACACACGTAGTACCGCTCTCAGCAAGAATCCAGCGTGGTCTCCTGTACACCCGGAAGCTGGGGGCGGGGGGAGGAGGTGGGCGGAGACATGGGTTAGGCTGCGCTCTCTGCGGCTGAGCTACGTAATAGCTATGCATATGAGGGACTGGCTGAGGTTCTGCTCGCACCGGTTCAGGCCGGTCCTCTCCTGCTGGAGTCTGCTTGTGATTGACAGTTCCACACTTGTTTACCACACTGTGCGGCTGCCTCTCTCTCGCCTGCTCACTTTGCAGCACATTGCTGAGCTGGCACAAAGGAAGAAAGTAAGGCAAGGGGAAAAGTGCTGCTCCATTAAGAAGAGAAACATATCAAATTATATTCAGTCAAGCAAACCGACTTAAATTACCAAATCACGTTGTGCTACCTATAGACTTGCTATAATATACCTCAGATTTACtataatgtacatttatttatttgttttagcaGCTGCTCCCCTTTGTATTTCGGTCAGCTTTCCCTAGGTATTCATTCAAACAAGTATTAACCTTAATTCTTGTTTTATCATCAACTACAACCCACAATCCCCTATATAGTCAAAAGCCGCAACTGTAGGTGGTGCTCTACAGCTCAGCCTTCActcaattacaaatatatatatataattgtaaattTGCTAAACTGGATCCTGCCCAGGATGCCAACCAACAGAATGTGACTCAGCGCTCACACACCCATGAGCAGATACAGTATCTCCCAGGTGTGTGCCAAGGAGTGGGGAAGGTCAAGTTGTTTACTTCAAATAAGCAGGCCCCTCCCTGAGATCTCACCTTCCCCGTGCGGTCACGGAATTTAGGATTTTATTGTTTCCCAGAGGGACTGGTTTTATTGGTTTGCTTAGGAGCACTTGTTCTGCCAACGAGGTGACTTATTGTTTCCCCTGGCTATAAGCTGTCTCTGTCAGTCACCTTCTGTTTCACACATATTCATTGCTATATTGTTCTGGTATGTATACTGGGATATGTAGGCCACAAAAGGAAGCAGTTTCGTTTACCTTCttcattaagggtgaagacacatgaagctactagtagcggctattTGTCACGgccactaaatgccagaaaatatcctgccatagacctaactgagaattgcctctggtataACAcgtatagagacaattatcagtaaatgataaatattgtctgttttagtagccatgacaagtagctgctactagtagctccatgtgtcttcacccttaaacaggCCATAGATACTGTACTTTAATAGTGGTATACTGATTAATGTGTTgttacatgtatgtatatttctcTTCTAGATGACGATAATTCAGAAGAAGGACTAACCACTATTCATTCAGGAAGGCATGAATATGCATTTAGCTTTGAGCTTCCACAAATGTAAGTTATACACAGCTTTGTCAACTCCTCCCCAATTAAAACAAGCCCCTGATTCAGTGTAAATCATAAATGAAAGAATTTTTTGAAGAatcaaaggggtagttcacctttatattaacttttgaGTATGAcaattcaattattattttttttaatgtataggCTTTTGTCTAGCAGTTTTCCAGTGTGCTGGGGTCtagttaaccctagcaaccaggtagttgtttGGAAGATTATAGAAGAGAGTCTGAATAGAATGAAAAGGAACAAAAGCAATACAGCTGTAGCCTTAAGGGCCGTAGTTTATTTTTCTTCagatgaaagcaaataattaaaaaatgaagatcggctgaaaagttgctaagaagagGCCACTCCATAACATACTTAAcatcaatttaaaggtgaactgcccctttaattgcAGTGCTAGTGGCACTTGGGGTGTTTTGTAGGTGTTTAAGGATTTGAAAAGCAGAGGGAATCTTGGGAAAGAAATCCAGCtttgctctaaaaaaaaaaaaatttgcgtagAATAAGCTATTGTCTATGTATTGGGTTTTAAAATATAATACCTGCTGATTATCATCCCAACCAGTTTCACCTGTATTGGGGCTCATCGGTGTAGTGTAGGATTTCTGATTGGTATAGGTAGAGCCAGGGAAGTGGATACATGTAAAACTGATTAATCACAGGAATGTagtttctccattttttttttgagtttagttGGCTAAACACTAAACTGTAAGAGGTTACATTTGTTTGGCAATATCTTGATTTTGCTTTCCTCTCCTGCACAGACCACTTGCTACCTCATTTGAAGGCAGACATGGCAGTGTGCGCTACTGGGTGAAAGCGGAATTGCACAGACCCTGGCTTCTACCAGTAAAATTAAAGAAGGAATTCACAGTCTTTGAACACATAGATATCAACACTCCTTCATTACTGGTAAGAATGTCTTTAGGACTCTTTTTCAAAGGCTAGCTTAAGATATTGCTAGAATATGTATAGAAAACTTACAGAAATAGGTTTTGGCCAGCATTGAAAGGCATAAAGTCCTGAATGTTTGCCTTGTTAAAGACATTCTAGGTAGACCACAACTAAGCATCCCCATGTCACTGTAAATAGGATACAATATCATATTCTTTGTAGAGTTCAATATGGCCTCCCTTACTTATAAATGAATGCTGGAATGGAAAGTAGGAATGCACTGAAGCTTTTCTACcaattaaatacattgcaaatggAAAATACACTTTTAACTCAAGACATATTGCCTTTGTAATTGTGTTTGTGCCATTTGTAATTTAccagttttgttttcttttattttaggcTCCCCAAGCGGGCACAAAAGAAAAGACCCTGTGTTGCTGGTTATGTACCTCAGGTCCAATATCCTTAAGTGCCAAAATAGAAAGAAAGGGCTACACACCAGGTAGGTTTAAAAtaagaatgtttaaaaaaaaaaaaaaaaaagatttatggtAATGTTTTTGTTGCTGTCTTATTACTACTATCATTATGTACTAGGGGTTGTTAACATCCCTTATTTTGCTAAATGTAGCGATGTAGGGATTTCTTAACCCCACCCATACTCACTTGTAGTTGCGCGTTTTCTGTACCTCATGGCTGTCCACTTTTCTCATTCCTTTCAAGGTGAGTCAATTCAGATCTTCGCAGAGATTGAGAATTGTTCTTCTCGCATGGTGGTACCAAAGGCAGCCCTTTATCAAACTCAGACATTTTATGCCAAAGGAAAAATGAAGGAAG contains these protein-coding regions:
- the arrdc3 gene encoding arrestin domain-containing protein 3; its protein translation is MVLGKVKSLTISFDCLNGSHVPVYSSGDAVSGRVNLEVTGEIRVKSLRIHARGHAKVRWTESRNAGSNTAYTQNYTEEVEYFSHKDILIGHERDDDNSEEGLTTIHSGRHEYAFSFELPQIPLATSFEGRHGSVRYWVKAELHRPWLLPVKLKKEFTVFEHIDINTPSLLAPQAGTKEKTLCCWLCTSGPISLSAKIERKGYTPGESIQIFAEIENCSSRMVVPKAALYQTQTFYAKGKMKEVKQLVANLRGESLSSGKTETWNGKLLKIPPISPSIIDCSIIRVEYSLMVYVDIPGAMDLFLNLPLVIGTIPLHPFGSRTSSVSSQYSINNWLGLTLPERPEAPPSYAEVVTEEQRQNLMSSNACDNFELALQGPLFAYIQEFRFLPPPLYSEVDPNPDQPTEEHPSCPSR